Genomic segment of Deinococcus radiopugnans ATCC 19172:
CATGATCGGGCTGCTGGGCGCGGTGGTCAGTGGCATTAGTTTCCTGGGGGCCGGGGCGATTTTCTCGGACCGGGGCCAGAAGGCCAAGGGGCTGACCACGGCGGCGGGCCTGCTGGCGACGGCGGGTGTGGGCGTCGCCTGTGGGCTACACCTGTATGTGCTGGCGACGGGGTCCACACTGCTGTTTCTGTTCACGCTGGCGGTGGTCCGGCGGCTGGCCCAGGGCGAGGCGGACAGCGCTGCCGAGGAGCAGGAGTAAACCGTGACCCGTTCGGAAAGGCTGTCAGACTTACTGCCCATCGAGGGTCTTCCAAGGCCGCTTTACAGCTCTTACACACAACGGTTCTGGCAACTTAACGCTGGTAGGCTAGGAAGCTGTGACTGACCGGAAGCCCTACCGCCACCGTTTTCCCCTGAGCGTCATCGGCTACGCCCTGCGGCTCTACCACCGCTTCGCCCTCAGCCAGCGGGACGTTCAGGAACTGCTCCACGAGCGCGGTGTTCAGGTCAGCCACGAGAAGGAAGCGGCAATGGAACATCAAATTTGCCCCGCTCCTCACTGGTGGGTAGTTGGCTGGAACTATGCCCGACAGGGGACGCCCTGCGGCTGTGATAGCCAGTCCCGCACCTTCCAGACGTGATCGGTCAGCCCGATCGTCATGGCCGGTGTGCGCTGGAGATACAGCTGACGTCCCTTCGGGACGTCGAGCTGCCTCCGCAGACCCCGTTGAACTCGGCACCAGTTGTAGATCCCCTGCACCAGATGAGCCAGGCTCACCCGGTGAATCCTCAGCCTCGCGAATGCGAGGC
This window contains:
- a CDS encoding MgtC/SapB family protein; the encoded protein is MDSFWNELKLMQGPLVAFVLSGMIGWERERMHRSAGLRTHMLVGMSAALFVVLAESLIVSFGTDDNGVRFDMIGLLGAVVSGISFLGAGAIFSDRGQKAKGLTTAAGLLATAGVGVACGLHLYVLATGSTLLFLFTLAVVRRLAQGEADSAAEEQE